The following proteins are co-located in the Bordetella bronchialis genome:
- a CDS encoding helix-turn-helix domain-containing protein, with translation MAGRDAASRPLAVRDPWRVLYQGWVLITPAGKRIHLTGTERACFICLLDNPKRELSRAAMSEFMTATNLRSVNVAISRLRKKVHESGERLPLHTVHGMGYVFVGELVTQE, from the coding sequence CTGGCTGGCCGGGATGCCGCTTCCCGCCCCCTGGCCGTCCGCGACCCCTGGCGCGTCCTGTACCAGGGCTGGGTGCTGATCACCCCGGCCGGCAAGCGTATCCACCTGACCGGCACGGAGCGCGCCTGCTTCATTTGCCTGCTCGACAACCCCAAGCGCGAGTTGTCGCGTGCCGCCATGAGCGAATTCATGACCGCGACCAACCTGCGTTCGGTCAATGTGGCCATCAGCCGCCTGCGCAAGAAGGTGCATGAAAGCGGCGAACGCCTGCCGCTGCATACCGTCCATGGCATGGGATACGTGTTCGTCGGCGAACTGGTCACCCAGGAGTAG